ACATATAGCTCACTCTGTATGGAGTATAAGTTCTTTGGGAtaagaactatcttttgcctttttatataCCCAGTGTTTACCACAGTgactagtacatagtaggtgcttaataaatgtttgttgattgattgacccatgaggaaacatgctacccacttcctgacagacatgatggactcaagatgcatAATGAGGCACACATTTTTTACATGAACGTtggtgttcttttaaaaaatatatatgatcaatttatttttaacattcttttcttcgaaaattttgaattctaaattctttccctcccaccaactgagaaggcaagccatcTCCTATCAATCGTACaagtgaaattatgcaaaatatatttccatagtagctatttttttaaaacaagaaaaattaaaaaaacaagaaaagtataCTCCGATTttcactcagagtttatcagttctctctctagagggaGGCAGcattttttcaccatgagtcttttggaattgtctagcatcattgtattgatcagagtaactaagtcttttatagttgatcatcattacattgCTGTACATTAGTGTacacagtgatctcctggttcttctcatttcagttTGCATTAGTTCCTACAGGTCTTGCCATGTAGCACccccatcatcatttcttacagcacaatatcaCTCCATCAAAATCAtagactacaacttgttcagccattcccctattgattagcatcccctcattttctaattctttgccaccccaaaaagagctgctatatttttgtatgtataggtcctcttttccttttcctttggtttctttgggatacagacttagtagtggtattattggatcaaagggtatgcacagtttgttagtcctttgggcctagttccaaattattctccagaatggttggaccagttcactactccaccaacaattcattaatgtacctatttttccctcctcccctccagtatttgtcaaagctatagatagctttgattcctttttttgagaactgtctttatatcctttgactatttatccattggggaatggctcttatttttagaaatttggtTCAGTTCTATATTTAGGGTATATTTGAGAAactaggcctttatcagagaaacttgctttaaaaatttGTGATAtaacttcattgtcaatggtaTCAATTAGCAAAATGTGGTTTAcctcattatctcttttaattaggcccacttttgcttttgctttgtctgaagcATACTAGATTCTGTTCCagttctttattttaactctgtggtGTCTTTCTGTTTCGTGTGTGTCTCTTCTAaccaacatattattggattctggtttctaatccattctgctatctgctttcattttatgggtgagtttatcccattcacattcacagttgtgattactgtgtattttcccTCCaacccattttcttctttttcctcctctttctctctttttatcctgtctctcctcaaaagtcaatttccttctaaccactgcctccctaaatctgtcctcccttttattatccctcTCCTTGAGACAGACCACAGTGCCCAGGGGTCATTGCTTCCTCAGACAGTGCTCTGCCTTCAAACAGGTCCTTTCAGTACATTTTGTCTAAGAGGGGTACAGAAACATACCTGGAGGGCAGGGCCAATGTACCAGTTTCCTCTGTTTGACTATACCTATTTgtaacaaggattttgtttttctcattgggagggagggaagtaggaggaaatgaaaatagatttctgtttagaaaaaaactttgaaaccattttcttctcaagttgAATTCCTGCACAAATGTTATCTGCTCCTTCCAGGAAACAAAATGTCCACATATGAAAGGGAAAATATCTAACAGAAACAAATATAAGGCTGGAGTCAAAATCTCCTCAAACCACTTAACTCTGTTATATTTCAgtcagttagtaaacatttattaagggtctattatgtgccaggcactgtgctagacactggggatacaaaaagaggcaaaacacagTCCCTTGTCTTTTGATAGGGACAATCCCCTCAAAAACTCACCACCTAAACAAGTCAGAGCACATCTTGATTGTTTATTAGGTACGAACAAGGTCTAGACGCATCCCTAGGTATGATAAGAAGTGTTCAAATTTGTTAATGGACTTGGTTATGTTTCAGTGTGGGGACAGGGGCATAAAACCAGGAGCTAGTTCAGAATTCAAGGTATTTGGGTGAGTTGCTAGCAAGAGAAGATGTTCTAGCCAAACCTGTGAGAAGGAATCCTTTGGgggcaggagagcattttggtCTCAGCCTCCTCCCCTCAACTCCCACCCTCTTTGGTTGGAGGAATTTGAAGCACTAAAGGATTTGAATTTTTTCATTGGCATCCTAGGAATGGTCTTCAAATAGTTGATGGTGATGTTTACGTCAGGAACTAGGAACACACTGGAAGAGCTAAGGAAAGCAGATTCAAGGCTCCACAAAGAGTCCAGCAGAAAATCTACGCCAGACTTAAGGGGAATAACTTGATTACTCTATCAAAAGGACTTCTAGGACCTATGTCATTGCCTTGCTACATGTTGCTCTCTAGTTTGAGCCTATTTTCTCTTGAACTTTGCATGTACTGGTGGGAGAATGTCACAGATTTTGGGGGGAACATTTTGTACCAACTACCATCCTGTGGTGAATGTATATTTCTGAAGGCTAACAGAGTCTATCTGACTGATTGATACCAACTGACAATCATAAGGGGAGGCACATTGATGAGGGCATGAGAAAGATAAGCCTACCCCACAAGGCTACCCTTGCTGTGGGGACCCACCCTGAGGAAATAAGTATGGGACAAGCCTTACTGAGTGTGAATGGAAGTTTGGGATAGAAACCTTAGAGTATATGCTACTTGTAGAATATACTACGATGAGATAAACATTTGAGCCCTTCACATTTGTAGAGTCCTTCTTTCTTCTCAGGGACTTGGCAGgaatactttctcttttctctattctcaCCTAAATCTTCATTTTCCACTAGCTAAATGGCTTTAAATAGTCCCAAGAGGATATAACCAAGTTACTCATCACACCTACTCAGTGGGTTTTTATCATTGTGACCCTATCCTCGTGGaagaaatattatggaaatagagTTAATAACATTTGGTAATTGATTATCTATGAGAGATGGTGTCCCTAAGTTCATAGATTTcgagctggaaggaccttagaggacaactagaagggagaaagaagagttaaggatgactcAGGTTTTGAGTCTGATTGACGGGAAGGGTAATGATGTCATTagcaaaaatagggaagttaggagggagggcaaattTGGGGGAAGAAGGcaaagagttcagttttggacatgttgaatttgaagcaCTAGAAGTACATTCATATAGAGACGTCCACCATtatcttagaaaagttaaatcaGAATTCAAGAGAGAATTGGGGATCGGTATATAGTTTGAAAGCAGCAACTTAAGCAGGTGTTCTCAAAATGAAGAAccaattcaaattctgtcttttcaACCTCTTCATATGCTGGCTTCTTTATAGCACTCAAGCTGCTTTAAAGATACACAATTATCTTCAAAACATAAGTCAGACTTATACAGAAGAGAGTCCTCACACTTaaattttacacacatacatgacTTGTTAAAAATCACCTAGagtaaaagaaaatgagcttttaatattttaaagtgaaaGAAGTTCTACCATAGAATAATgcaacagatatttattatgaTAACTAAAAGGTTATTCTAGTCAGTTGTACGTACATTTAGATATGGGAGTCATCTCAGTAGCAGTGATAGAAGAAATCAAGGCTCACACACTAAAGAGTtcagtcagaaagaaaacacacacacacacacatttgtagttgccctttttgtggtagcaagaaAGCCCACCAACTTAGAAACAAAAGGGGGTGTTCATCAATTGGAGACAGCTGAACAAGGGGTAGTCcacgaatgtaatggaagacaggaatataaggaattcagagaaatatgggaagacaagtatgaactgaggcagagtaaagAAAGTAAACCAAaggaacaatatacacaatgacaaagatattggactcTAATTTTTTAATTAGAGCTCACTAATCTTGAGGTGGAGAACAGATAGAATACCTTATGTCTCCTCTGAGAATATAGGATATTGCACATCCTGTCTGTCAAACCAAAccacagatttagatctgaaagaggCCCCAGAAGTCATCTGGAggacctccttattttacaaaagaggaaactgaaacccagagcgattaagtaatttgccaaagATCTCAGAAGTATTAAAagtcagagctagaatttgaatttaggccGAAGGCCATCACTCTTTCTGTTTAATTGGTCTTACTTAATTATTCTTTGTTGGGAGTGGGAGTGGTCATTATATTGGGAAATAATTGTAGAAAAGACATAAACATCTTcaagaaaatgtttataaaagtAAACCGTGGGAGTGAATGAGACTACCAAACaagaaaggcagctaggtagcacagagagtgctgggtctgaagtcaggaagacttgagtgtgAACccaacctcagacccttactagctgtgtgatcctgagcaagtcacttaaccctgtttgtctcagtttgcaaaatgagccagagaaggaaatggcaacccactatagtagctttgccaagaaaaccctatggacagtacTGGTGTTCTATGGTTcacagagtcatgaagaatcgaacacaactgaacaaaaataaagagaaaggaaaagataatggtAATGATAATGCTAATGAGCATTTACTTAGCCTACTTAGCACAAAATAACCCAGAAACCTGAGCAAACATCCACACTTAGGGTATGAGAGGAGGACGATGAATTATGGAAGGAGTATTTAGATAGAAGAAGCAGTCTTTCACAAAGTCAAGAACAAAAGACCCTGTACTCGACCATGttgaagactcattttcctccccactccccaacccATCCTGAGGACTCAAACTGATAGTGGGGCCTGTGCACTGTTAGAAGAGAAAGCCTctcttcctttgccttccctCTGCTCCTTCCTTCAAGACCCCCGCTACCTTCCCTCTGACTCCTGAAACTCTCTGACTTTTGGACTTTCCCTTTTCAGTGGCTCTGTCTGAGCCCCAGCTCTGTTACATTCTGGACGCTGTGCTGTTCACCTATGGCATCGTCCTCACTCTTCTCTACTGCCGGCTCAAGGTACTAGGGGCACACAGAAAGGGGTGGGAGTACTGGCGTGGGTAGGGGTCCTGtatgggaaaagggaagaaaaatcagtTTTGCCCATGAGGAAGTTAGGCAGCTACATGAAGGAAGGCATTGTTTTTCCACACTGatggctttcttttttccccttccctcagaTCCAGGTACGAAAGGCATCTGCTAGATTTGAGGTATGGACCAATTCCACAATCCTCCACCCCTCAATTCCCAGGAGCTAGTGTTGGCTTTGCTAATCCTTACTTAGTTCCAGAGAAACTGGAAGCCTCAGAGTTGGAAGACTCAAAAGGGGGGATGCTTAAGATCCTGTTAGAAAAACAGCATCCATAGATACTGGGACCACAACATCACAGCAGCTCCTGACGTTCTCAAGACCAGTGATCAGATGTGGCAAATGAGCATAAGGTGGAGGTGGTTGTACTTGTTTGAGGAGGTTGTCCTCATGGATCTCACTGAGCAGGGGTGTGTGTGCTTAAGTGCTAGGCATTTGCTAAGCAGACCCATGTCCTCTACCCAAGGGTGGATACTCTGTAGCTCTGATCTTTGAATACTTCCCAATCACAAAGTAAGGTCTGTGTATGCTGAAGTCTtaagtcttttttcagtcatggccaactcttcatgacctcacttggggttttcgtggcaagatactagagtggtttgccatttcccttctctagctcattttacagatgaggaaactgaggcaaacagggttaagtgacttgcccagggtcacacagataaataagtgtcttaggccagatttgatttgtgagttcaaatcttcctgtctccaggcccaacactttatctactgtgccacctagttgctacCTGTCCTGGTTATCACCTGAGTAAAAGCAGTTTGGGAGCTCCCTGTGAGCTGAGAATCCTCCATCCCAAGATCTCAGATTTACCTATGGGCCATAAAAGGGTGAGAATGGGTAGTGGGGAGATTTCTAGGATTCCAGATCCCTTATGCTCTATATTCCTTCTTTTCACAGAAATCTGAGGAAGTCTACACGGTAAGTGACATTTCGTGGTCCATGCCATTATTGTTTACCATAGGAATGGGTTGAAGGgctcaattctttaaaaaattgagaGTCTTGAAGATGATCAAGAAAGAAGAGTTGGGAAAGGATGTGGTTAAAGGTGCCTGTCTGGAGGATGATTGGGAGGATTATGGTCATTATGGAGGTAGGGGGATTGGGGAGTGGGAAGCTCACCTTGGGTTGGAATGCTAATCTTGGTCCCCAGATGAACCCCTAATTCACTGTCCTAGGGCCTGAGTACCCGGACCCAGGAGACTTATGAGACACTGAAATATGAAAAACAACCACAGTAGAAGAGGAACTAAGGAGAGAGCCCCCATGGTCACCAGTCTCTCAGTCCCAGCCCCCTCTACCACCGGAGTACCCTTCTTCATCCCTACCCTCTGCCCATTGAAATCAACACATAAAGTGTCCCTATTATCCTTATTGATATGATGGAACTTCTCTGATAATCAACTGGCTATACCCCTTTATTAACACAGAATCCCACCTGCTCATTTTAATATCCCTATCCTTCATTAATATGCAAAGATAAGTCATTGACCCTCCTTACTATTCACAAACCTTGACCATCCCATGTTATTAAAGAGTCTCCTACACCTTGCCCATCCCTGTCCCACCGTTCCCCTGTTGATTGTGGGTTTTGAAGGGTGGGGCTCATCCTTCAATAAAGCTGCCATTGACTGGAGTTTTCTGTTCTGCTGGACATTGAATACTGAACTTGACCAGGATCTACAGCGTCTATCTTCGAACCATAAACCTGATTGGACAGTAGGGCTGCGGAGTTGGGTAGTATGATATTAGGTCATTTAGGAGACATAAATATCATCCTGAGTCAGTCCCATGATCCATTCATCACCCACAGCATTCTGTCTCTGTCAGGGGCCTGGGCAATGATTTTCCAAAAGCCTTGGTTATTCCCCCTGGCAACCACGCTCAGTGTTCAGGTATCTATAAGAGGAAGCAAGGTGTAGCAAAAAGAGTACAGGACATAGAAGCAGAAAATCTGGATTCTGTTTCTGACTGACCCTAATTAGTTGTCTGTCCCTGGACAAGTAGCTTAacgtctctgtgcctcagtttcctcttctgtaaaaggagtaTAAAAATTCATTGCTCTCTCACCAGTTTGTTGCAAGGAaaacaagttcaaattcagtctcagatacttactagctgggcaacattgagcaagtcacttaactttagtttgccccagtttccttaactgtacaatgagaataataacacctacctcccagggttattgtaaggatcaaatgagataatatctgcaaaGCAATTTGCATAGTGCCTAGCCCACAGTAGGTGAGATGCCatataaatactatatataaaatacaggttatatgtatacatatatgtgtatgtatatatacacatactatctatctattatatatgtatatgatacttagatacatgtatgcatatgcacatatataatagtATGTGTGTGCAgatactattatatatatatatgtgtatgtgtatgtatatatatgtgtatctatatatgtatagatatataaaacttgcccagggtcagacagttcGTAtctaaggctatatttgaactcaggtcttcctgactccaggcccagcattctatccacaatgccacctAGAGCTCCTTGACGCTTTCATGCTTCTTGTGCTTACAATACTGTATGTCAAATACACACTCCTACTTACAACTTCAATGAATTCCCATTCTGTACCATGAGATATGGATGGTAAGTATCttaattttgtaaatgaggaagctgaagtatGAAGCAATGGACTTCTCTTGGACAAAGAGGTCAAGCGATTTCCCGTAAAGTCACACAGTTTCTAACAGATTCAGAATGAGAATACAGGGTACCTACCCAGGCACCCagattcctatttttttcatatcttaaGCTTCCCCTGATAAGACATGGGCAAAAGGGTGAACTTAGTTGGTGAAGGGTCATGAAGACCACATAGAGGAGGTTGAGCCTTGTTATCAGGGAGATAGTAAGATTTCTGAGCAGAGGAGGCAAGGTTATTAGATACAAATGTAAGCTagtggaaatatttgttttaaaagtaaattgggattgtttctagaaaaaaaacaacacttcaTTCTCTCCTGTCCAACATCCCAGGATTTTAAATCTCATCAACTCTTTGTTAGGCCCCAAGATAGCTGCCACCAAAGGCATACAATGGATAGTAATGGGGTAGTTTGACCTTCCCTAGGAAAGGGTTAGGAGGAGGTGGTGGATCTGAATGGAGGATTAAAGAATTGGGTgaggatggatgaatgaataggTAAGGAGGAAGCATGAAGAGGAAATATCAGGGTATTTTTTGTGGGGAGAAATGTTGGAGGTTATGTAGCTTCTGGGACCTTTTGGAACCATTACTTTGACATTTATTCATGGGTAATTTGTGTATCTCCCCCTACCTCCATTCTAGAGAGCTCTTCAAATACCTACTCTTACTGAGTCCCCCAAGTGAGCTCCTGTCCCTCACTATGACATTTACTTTCCTCCTTGCAGAGAGATTTCTTGTGTTTGGACTCCCTAATTTTGTCTTTCCACTTTGTTCTTTTATCCCTTAACAACCCTCTTTAGATTAGGTACCTCCCTACCTCCTCCCAACTCAGATTATtagttaaatggaaaaaacaacccTTGACCCTGAGCATCAAACGCCAATGCCCCATTGCTCTTTGAAAGTACTCCTACCTGCTTTGACCCTTTGACAAGCTTCCCTCAAGCATTGCATGGCCCCCTGCTCATCTGAGATCTCAGAAATGCATCAGACACACAGCATGGTTCATGTGGCATTTATTGTAGAAAATAGGGGATATTCAGGGAGTGGTAAGGAAAGGTCAGCTTGAAAACTGGTCTGAAAGGGGTTTGGGGAGGGTGGGCTAAAGTTCTATAATATATATGTTCGAAGGCAAGCTGGAGATAGGGAAAATCCTATTGGCAAGCAGCCTTCTTGCCTGTCTCCACAAGAGAGCTGAAAAAGGTCATGGTGTCTGTTAAGGCCTTCCTGGCCAGTGGCATCACTTGTTCTTGTGACTTCTCCAAATAAGCCCTAGGAAAAGGTGAAGACCAAAGGCAATATAGATGGGGGATAGAAACTGGGTGCGGGGACAAGGGTCAGTGAGGGAGGAATGTATGAATACGTCAGGGCAGATGGACCCAGGTCACTAAACTCTAGTCTGTTTTTGgctaggggaagaggagagagagggaaccCTTTCAGAAATACAATGAACTCCAGGGTCCTTCTTGCTACTGCGTTTCCCTGTGATCAAGAGGTGCTGGATGGCAATGGAAGTTACTAAAGGACACTCCCTCCCctaggtttgcaggtccctcaaCCTTAGCCCTATAATCCCCACTCTAAGGTCTTCCATCCCTACCTGCTCCCCAatgcccatttccttttcccataCTTACTGGACTTGGGACTTCACCTCTGGGGTTTTAACGTTCGCTGCTAGATTCTTGGTGAAATCAGTCAGCTTCTGGAAGTACTCATAAAAGACATTCTTAAACACCTCTGACTCTTCTGCCTGTCTTCTGACTAGAGCTCCTGAAGAGACATATATCAAGTTCAGTCTCAACCCAGTCAAAGTCTTCCTCCCCATAAACTTAGCCAAAACCCAGACATCTGGTTCCTTGTTTCTTTAAAGAACGAGGTTTCCGGGTTGAGTGGAGGGGGAAGGATCCAGGGAACCTCCCTCCTTGGACCCTTTAACTGGCCGTCTGTATAACAGAACAGACCACTGGGTGGTCTGCCCCTTCAGGACCCTTTTGCCCTCATCCCCATCACATACCTTCCATATGGCAGATGGTCAGGATCAACACCGTCACGGTGAGCAGCTTCATGATGATGGCAAGTCGTGTTGAACTGTCTGGGGACAAAAGAGttgaggagaaaattgaataggaataggCAGCTATAGTTCCTGGGCCACTACTCTCAGGTCTCTTTCCAAAACTCTCCAGCCCTCCAGCCTATTTCATTCCCTTACCTTCCCTGGATCATAGCCCAAATGCCCCCACAGATACTGCCTTCCAGATTTCACCCTACCTTGTGCAGGTCAGGTTATTGGCTGTGTGAATCTGCCCAGGGAGATAAAGGGTTATATACCTACCTACTACCCTCCCCCCATCAGGTGACCAAGTTTGAGGCAAGACCCAATGGGTCAGGGATCACCGTTAGGGTAAACAGACCACACTGataggagaggtgaggagggataaGCAGGAGCTCAAAGCGATGGTAAAGAAAGATTGATTTGCATCTATCCTCAAGGGAGTGAGGGGTCCTGGCAAAGAGACACAGGAGAccaaaattaatcaatcaatcaatatgaatttattaagtacttacattTGCCATGTTAcatgggcactgtgctaagagttgaggatatgaaggaagaaagaaaagaacaaagaaagggaggaagggagggaggaaggaagaaacaaagaaagaaaaacagtccctgttcttaaagaattcacattctaatggggtagagtgtatgtctgtgtgtgtgtgtgcatgtatgtgtctgtgtgcgtctgtgtgagtgcatgtgtgcgtgcgtgtgtgtatgtgtgtgcgtgtgtgtgtgtgtgtgtgtgacctaaAAGGATGGTATTAGCAGACACTAGAAACAAGAAAGGCCTCCTACAGGAAATAAAGTGAGTCTTATAAggagccagggattctaagagtccAGCGCTGGGAAAGAGAGgatttccaggcatggggagcaAGTCAGTGCGAAGGTAT
The DNA window shown above is from Notamacropus eugenii isolate mMacEug1 chromosome 2, mMacEug1.pri_v2, whole genome shotgun sequence and carries:
- the FCER1G gene encoding high affinity immunoglobulin epsilon receptor subunit gamma — translated: MIPVVVLLLLLLIQEAVALSEPQLCYILDAVLFTYGIVLTLLYCRLKIQVRKASARFEKSEEVYTGLSTRTQETYETLKYEKQPQ
- the APOA2 gene encoding apolipoprotein A-II isoform X1 → MVLQEFACVRGASFPSFFLKEGCDFLDSSTRLAIIMKLLTVTVLILTICHMEGALVRRQAEESEVFKNVFYEYFQKLTDFTKNLAANVKTPEVKSQVQAYLEKSQEQVMPLARKALTDTMTFFSSLVETGKKAACQ
- the APOA2 gene encoding apolipoprotein A-II isoform X2, which gives rise to MKLLTVTVLILTICHMEGALVRRQAEESEVFKNVFYEYFQKLTDFTKNLAANVKTPEVKSQVQAYLEKSQEQVMPLARKALTDTMTFFSSLVETGKKAACQ